A single window of Deinococcus betulae DNA harbors:
- a CDS encoding response regulator: MTQTAVHVLLVEDNPADVLLTQEAFEEAHFPHLLSHARDGVAALDLLRGPQAIRPDVILLDLNMPRMNGLELLDILKEDEGLRAIPVIVLTTSRAESDIWRSYNLHANAYIPKPVSIAEFVDVIKTLGNFWFQKVLLPHTPSEP; the protein is encoded by the coding sequence ATGACCCAGACTGCTGTTCACGTCCTGCTCGTCGAGGACAATCCCGCCGACGTCCTGCTGACTCAGGAAGCCTTTGAAGAGGCGCATTTTCCCCACCTGCTAAGTCACGCCCGCGACGGTGTGGCCGCCCTGGACTTGTTGCGTGGTCCTCAGGCCATTCGGCCAGACGTGATTTTGCTGGACCTGAATATGCCGCGTATGAACGGCCTGGAACTGCTCGACATTCTGAAAGAGGACGAGGGGCTGCGGGCCATTCCCGTGATTGTGCTGACCACCAGCCGCGCCGAGAGCGACATCTGGCGCAGCTACAACCTGCACGCCAACGCCTATATTCCCAAACCCGTCAGTATCGCTGAGTTCGTGGACGTGATTAAAACCCTGGGGAACTTCTGGTTTCAAAAGGTGTTGCTGCCCCATACGCCCAGCGAACCCTGA
- a CDS encoding sensor histidine kinase yields MSALPPGSAELLPGAAARPQAPAVPLGPGPAEPLWSFLLRPLVLPFALLLGVGGAVVYGVERNDQALRSVLDAQARTQLISDLTQQVAVMENGQRGFVITGQDEFLTPYQEGQASFQAAAYALQDLSVSDGQRTNLAKVQALVGRWQQEAALPEMDARRESLDRAAARVSNGVGREILNEARDVLVLMQSRETIRLSEATQQSQTTLSAVRWISVVGLALGLTLLTVTALRVARTVTRTLRELNDGAQSIARGEYDRRLPPAPVQELSLLGSQFNAMAEAVQDREDQLRRAAHALEQTNTQLERSNRELEQFAYVASHDLQEPLRTIGSYTELLARRYSGQLDERADRYIAFTTAATQRLKTLIQDLLAYSRVRRAERTFAPVDTARLAAQLVEDMQTQIETTGARVTVGPLPTLETNPELLRHALQNLLGNALKFSAPDRAPQVGLTATAEPERWVFHVQDNGIGIAPEYHERIFGVFQRLHGMDEYAGSGIGLAVTRSAAEQLGGELWVDSTPGQGSTFHLALPLIPPTGVVP; encoded by the coding sequence ATGTCGGCCCTTCCCCCTGGTTCTGCAGAGTTGCTGCCTGGCGCGGCGGCGCGGCCCCAGGCGCCGGCTGTTCCGCTGGGTCCTGGGCCAGCCGAGCCGCTGTGGTCATTTCTGCTGCGCCCGCTGGTGCTGCCGTTTGCGCTGCTGCTGGGGGTGGGCGGCGCTGTTGTGTACGGCGTCGAGCGCAACGATCAGGCGCTTAGAAGTGTGCTGGACGCCCAGGCCCGCACCCAGCTCATCAGCGACCTGACCCAGCAGGTGGCCGTGATGGAAAACGGGCAGCGCGGCTTTGTTATCACGGGTCAGGACGAGTTTCTGACGCCGTACCAGGAAGGGCAGGCGTCGTTTCAGGCGGCGGCCTACGCCCTGCAAGACCTGAGTGTCTCTGATGGACAGCGCACCAATCTGGCCAAGGTGCAGGCGCTGGTCGGCCGCTGGCAGCAGGAGGCCGCCCTGCCCGAGATGGACGCCCGGCGCGAGTCGCTGGACCGGGCGGCCGCGCGCGTCAGCAACGGTGTGGGCCGGGAGATTCTTAACGAGGCGCGCGATGTGCTGGTCCTGATGCAAAGCCGCGAGACCATTCGCCTGAGCGAGGCCACCCAGCAGAGTCAGACCACCCTCAGTGCGGTGCGCTGGATCAGCGTGGTGGGGCTGGCCCTGGGGCTGACCCTGCTGACGGTCACGGCCCTCCGCGTGGCCCGCACCGTCACCCGCACGCTGCGCGAGTTGAATGACGGCGCCCAGTCCATCGCCCGCGGCGAGTATGACCGCCGCCTGCCGCCTGCCCCGGTGCAAGAACTGTCGCTGCTGGGCTCGCAGTTCAACGCGATGGCTGAGGCCGTGCAGGACCGCGAGGATCAGTTGCGCCGCGCTGCCCACGCCCTGGAGCAGACCAACACCCAGCTGGAGCGCAGCAACCGCGAACTCGAACAGTTTGCCTATGTGGCTTCTCACGACCTGCAAGAGCCGCTGCGCACCATCGGCAGCTACACCGAACTGCTCGCCCGGCGCTACAGCGGCCAGCTGGACGAGCGAGCCGACCGCTACATTGCCTTTACCACGGCGGCCACCCAGCGCCTGAAGACCCTGATTCAGGACCTCCTGGCCTACTCGCGGGTGCGCCGCGCCGAGCGCACCTTCGCTCCAGTGGACACCGCGCGCCTGGCCGCGCAACTGGTGGAGGACATGCAGACCCAGATCGAGACCACTGGGGCCCGCGTGACCGTCGGCCCGCTGCCCACCCTGGAGACCAACCCCGAGCTGCTGCGCCACGCCCTGCAGAATCTGCTGGGCAACGCCCTGAAGTTCAGCGCTCCGGACCGGGCGCCCCAGGTTGGCCTCACGGCCACGGCGGAGCCCGAGCGCTGGGTCTTTCATGTGCAGGACAATGGCATCGGCATTGCGCCCGAATACCACGAACGGATTTTCGGCGTGTTTCAGCGCCTGCACGGCATGGACGAGTACGCGGGCAGCGGCATTGGCCTGGCCGTCACGCGCAGCGCCGCCGAGCAACTGGGCGGCGAGCTGTGGGTGGACAGCACGCCCGGTCAGGGCAGCACCTTCCACCTGGCCTTGCCCCTGATCCCACCCACCGGAGTTGTTCCATGA
- a CDS encoding G8 domain-containing protein, with protein MLKHRWPLALTLSALLIGCGQSAGGEPAPTSPAAPATPTSPAVPSPSPAPAPTQSGSAWSDPATWGGAVPAAGATVTLPAGKRVILDVSPPALAGLTIPTGSALDFAEKDLTLQSEWIMVHGELRVGREDQPFAHHAEILLTNTVPGEDIMGMGDRALGVMDGTLELHGQPRLPWTRLAATAKAGSSTLTLDRAPDWKGGDSLTLASTDFNPGQTEQVTVQRVSGTTVTLGAPLKYTHWGEAITVAGRAVNERAEVGLLSRNIVVGATEDAVQSRVGAHVMVMGKSIARLEGTEFVRVGQLNTLRRYPVHFHQLGSAPASYLRGNSLHTSFNRCVVVHGTSDLRVQDNVTYDTLGHCIFLEDGDETGTLIQGNLVTRVKAPDSKQGQNPLLESDKRPSGFWIANPANTVKNNVAAGVDGTGFWYGLAEHPTGLAASKTNLWPRRTPLGEFSGNVAHSGDRGLNVDNGPAADGSATETAYYDPVTTPADPKSAAVPAIFSDFTAYKQRDHGVWLRGENHTLLNAVLADNAVGATFASNLSVFKGGLLVGETPNVGQPESWEAKGEGGRSLPRPWDAAFPVRGFQFYDGQVSIQDAAIAAFAPSSVRQASGVGYQTKNAFPLNPANQARGLTWLDGSQRVYLPAAQADKDGDKSATFVDSDGSVTGTAGLSVTGSALLAGAPDCQVRAAWNASVCAGTYARLWLQDVKGGKPGPVTVAGPHGQVSLTGTPGNFTTVSTTARLGQTYTVTPTNTSAQWRLGFSGRQPGDTLRLSLPAAAEPVLYRDWWVDNRNRLKKVALANLAATTGDSYAYEGGTLYLKLVVQKDKDYAVLDVCAADLCK; from the coding sequence ATGCTCAAGCACCGCTGGCCTCTGGCCCTCACGTTGTCTGCGTTGCTCATTGGCTGTGGACAGTCGGCTGGCGGAGAGCCGGCGCCGACCAGCCCGGCCGCCCCTGCCACGCCCACCTCTCCGGCTGTTCCGAGTCCTTCGCCTGCGCCGGCCCCCACCCAGTCAGGCAGCGCCTGGAGCGACCCGGCGACCTGGGGCGGGGCGGTACCAGCAGCCGGCGCCACTGTGACCCTTCCGGCGGGCAAGCGCGTGATTCTGGACGTCTCGCCTCCAGCGCTGGCTGGCCTGACTATCCCTACAGGCAGCGCCCTGGACTTCGCCGAGAAAGACCTGACCCTGCAAAGCGAATGGATCATGGTGCACGGCGAACTGCGGGTGGGCCGCGAAGACCAGCCGTTTGCCCACCACGCCGAGATTTTGCTGACCAACACGGTGCCTGGCGAGGACATCATGGGGATGGGCGACCGCGCGCTGGGCGTGATGGACGGCACGCTGGAATTGCACGGCCAGCCGCGCCTGCCCTGGACTCGCCTGGCCGCGACAGCCAAGGCGGGCAGCAGCACCCTGACCCTGGACCGCGCCCCGGATTGGAAGGGCGGCGACAGCCTGACCCTGGCCAGCACTGACTTCAATCCCGGTCAGACCGAACAGGTGACGGTGCAGCGCGTCTCGGGGACGACCGTGACGCTGGGTGCGCCGCTGAAGTACACCCATTGGGGCGAGGCCATCACGGTGGCCGGCCGCGCCGTCAACGAGCGGGCCGAGGTGGGCCTCTTGAGCCGCAACATCGTCGTAGGAGCCACCGAGGACGCCGTGCAAAGCCGCGTGGGCGCCCACGTCATGGTCATGGGGAAAAGCATCGCGCGCCTGGAAGGCACCGAGTTCGTGCGGGTGGGGCAGCTGAACACCCTGCGGCGTTACCCCGTGCACTTTCACCAGCTGGGCAGCGCGCCGGCCTCTTACCTGCGCGGCAACAGCCTGCACACCAGCTTCAACCGCTGCGTGGTGGTGCACGGCACCAGTGACCTGCGCGTGCAGGACAACGTGACCTACGACACGCTGGGCCACTGCATTTTCTTGGAAGACGGCGACGAAACCGGCACCCTGATCCAGGGCAATCTGGTCACGCGTGTCAAGGCGCCCGACAGCAAGCAGGGCCAGAACCCGCTGCTGGAGAGCGACAAGCGCCCGTCCGGCTTCTGGATTGCCAACCCGGCCAACACGGTCAAGAACAACGTGGCGGCGGGCGTGGACGGCACGGGCTTCTGGTACGGACTGGCCGAGCATCCCACCGGCTTAGCGGCGAGCAAGACCAACCTCTGGCCCCGGCGCACGCCGCTGGGCGAATTCAGTGGCAATGTGGCCCACAGCGGAGACCGTGGCCTGAATGTGGACAACGGCCCAGCGGCCGACGGCAGCGCCACCGAGACTGCGTATTACGACCCCGTGACGACCCCCGCTGACCCCAAAAGCGCCGCCGTGCCCGCCATCTTCAGCGACTTTACGGCCTACAAACAGCGCGACCACGGCGTCTGGCTGCGCGGGGAAAACCACACGCTGCTGAACGCTGTCCTGGCCGACAACGCCGTGGGCGCCACCTTTGCCTCGAATCTCTCGGTGTTTAAGGGGGGCCTGCTGGTGGGCGAGACCCCCAACGTGGGCCAGCCTGAAAGCTGGGAAGCCAAGGGCGAGGGGGGCCGCAGCTTGCCCCGGCCCTGGGACGCTGCGTTTCCGGTGCGCGGGTTTCAGTTCTACGACGGTCAGGTCAGCATTCAGGACGCGGCCATTGCGGCGTTTGCGCCCAGCAGCGTGCGTCAGGCCAGCGGGGTGGGCTACCAGACGAAAAATGCCTTTCCCCTCAACCCAGCCAATCAGGCACGCGGGCTGACCTGGCTGGACGGCAGCCAGCGCGTGTACCTGCCCGCCGCGCAGGCCGATAAGGACGGCGATAAGTCGGCCACCTTCGTGGACAGCGACGGCAGCGTGACGGGCACAGCGGGCCTGAGCGTCACGGGCAGCGCCCTGCTGGCCGGCGCCCCAGATTGCCAGGTGCGCGCCGCCTGGAATGCCAGCGTCTGCGCCGGCACCTACGCCCGCCTGTGGCTGCAGGACGTCAAGGGCGGCAAGCCTGGCCCCGTGACGGTGGCCGGGCCCCACGGGCAGGTCAGCCTGACGGGCACGCCGGGCAACTTCACCACCGTGAGCACCACCGCGCGCCTGGGGCAGACCTACACCGTGACCCCAACAAACACCAGCGCCCAGTGGCGACTGGGCTTCAGTGGGCGCCAGCCGGGCGACACACTGCGCCTGTCGCTGCCCGCCGCCGCCGAGCCGGTGCTGTACCGCGACTGGTGGGTGGACAACCGCAACCGGCTGAAAAAGGTGGCCCTGGCCAACCTGGCGGCGACCACGGGCGACAGCTACGCCTACGAGGGCGGCACCCTGTACCTGAAACTGGTCGTGCAGAAGGACAAGGATTACGCCGTGTTGGACGTATGTGCGGCAGACCTGTGTAAGTGA
- a CDS encoding SDR family oxidoreductase — translation MTQNSPLSSTFRPDLLAGKHALITGGGSGINLGIAQTFAAHGCAVTLLGRNLDKAQTAAQGIVAAGGRALGVSADVRDFAALQAAAAQAITEFGELDIVLAGAAGNFPAPVDGISPNGFKTVVDIDLLGTYNTIKAAAPHLKTPGGNVLSISAYGVPIPMQAHVVAAKAGVDALTRTLAVEWGLRGIRVNAIIPGPIDGTEGMARLAPDEKTRRQFMGTVPLGRFGVPQDIANAALFLVSDAASYVTGVILPVDGGQNMLGGAPQYQMYQAMGLALPKQEA, via the coding sequence ATGACCCAGAATTCCCCCCTTTCCTCGACCTTTCGTCCTGACCTGCTGGCGGGCAAGCACGCGCTGATTACCGGCGGCGGCAGCGGCATTAACCTCGGCATCGCCCAGACCTTCGCCGCGCATGGCTGCGCCGTAACGCTCCTGGGGCGCAACCTCGACAAAGCCCAGACGGCGGCCCAGGGCATCGTGGCCGCCGGCGGGCGCGCGTTGGGTGTCAGTGCCGACGTGCGCGATTTTGCGGCGCTTCAGGCGGCGGCCGCGCAGGCGATCACCGAGTTTGGTGAGCTTGACATCGTGCTGGCCGGGGCCGCCGGCAACTTTCCTGCCCCTGTGGACGGCATCAGCCCCAACGGCTTTAAAACGGTGGTGGACATTGACCTGCTGGGCACTTACAACACGATTAAGGCAGCCGCGCCCCACCTCAAAACGCCCGGCGGCAACGTCCTGAGCATCAGTGCTTACGGCGTGCCCATCCCCATGCAGGCGCATGTGGTGGCGGCCAAAGCCGGTGTGGACGCCCTGACGCGCACGCTGGCCGTGGAGTGGGGCCTGCGCGGCATTCGCGTGAACGCGATTATCCCTGGCCCTATTGACGGCACCGAGGGTATGGCCCGCCTGGCCCCCGACGAGAAGACGCGCCGGCAGTTTATGGGCACTGTCCCGCTGGGCCGCTTTGGGGTGCCGCAGGACATCGCCAATGCTGCCCTGTTTCTGGTGTCGGACGCCGCCAGCTACGTCACCGGCGTGATTCTGCCGGTGGACGGCGGCCAGAACATGCTGGGCGGCGCTCCGCAGTACCAGATGTATCAGGCGATGGGTCTGGCCCTGCCGAAGCAAGAAGCGTAA
- a CDS encoding nicotinate phosphoribosyltransferase: MIPLSDDNLILDTDSYKSSHFLQYPQGTTRLFSYLESRGGRYPVTRFFGLQYILDRYLTRRVTAEMVEEARALIEAHGEPFPYEGWMRVVNMHGGRLPLEVRAVPEGTLVPIHNVLMSVTNTDPELPWLVGWFETMLMRVWYPTTVATQSYHIREIIRVALENTSDRAAEELPFKLHDFGSRGVSSRESAGLGGLAHLINFLGSDTLEALRVARNHYSADIAGYSIPAAEHSTITSWGKEHEVDAYRNMVTRFGKPGGVYAVVSDSYDLKHAINVHWGETLKEQVIQSGGTLVVRPDSGEPAAMVRLAVNALAAKYGTTTNSKGYKVLNHVRVIQGDGIDEGTIRQILGNLEIDGYSAENVAFGMGGALLQKVDRDTQKFAYKASAGLIDGAYRGIYKDPVTDPGKRSKDGVLDLVLEGERMVTKAYKTFDTDFPGSLMRTVYRDGELLVRDTLDDVRGRA, from the coding sequence ATGATTCCACTCAGCGACGACAACCTGATCCTCGACACCGACAGCTACAAAAGCAGCCACTTCCTGCAGTACCCGCAGGGCACCACCCGGCTGTTCTCCTATCTGGAATCGCGGGGCGGCCGCTACCCCGTAACACGCTTTTTTGGGCTGCAGTACATTCTCGACCGCTACCTGACGCGCCGTGTTACCGCCGAGATGGTTGAAGAGGCCCGCGCCCTCATTGAAGCGCATGGCGAACCCTTTCCTTACGAAGGTTGGATGCGCGTGGTGAACATGCACGGTGGGCGGCTGCCGCTGGAAGTGCGTGCCGTCCCCGAGGGCACGCTGGTCCCCATTCACAACGTCCTGATGAGCGTCACCAACACCGACCCCGAATTGCCCTGGCTGGTGGGCTGGTTCGAGACCATGCTGATGCGGGTTTGGTATCCAACCACCGTGGCGACCCAGAGCTACCACATCCGCGAAATTATTCGGGTGGCGCTGGAGAACACGAGTGACCGCGCCGCCGAGGAGCTGCCCTTTAAACTGCACGACTTCGGCAGCCGGGGCGTGTCCAGCCGCGAGAGCGCCGGCCTGGGCGGTCTGGCCCACCTGATTAACTTCCTGGGCAGCGATACTCTGGAAGCCCTGCGCGTGGCCCGCAACCACTACAGCGCCGACATTGCCGGGTATTCCATTCCGGCGGCCGAACACAGCACCATTACCAGCTGGGGCAAGGAACACGAGGTGGACGCCTACCGCAATATGGTGACGCGCTTTGGCAAACCCGGTGGCGTTTACGCCGTGGTCAGCGACAGCTATGACCTGAAACACGCCATCAACGTGCACTGGGGCGAAACCTTGAAAGAGCAAGTCATCCAGTCGGGCGGCACCCTGGTCGTGCGCCCCGACAGCGGCGAACCGGCCGCGATGGTTCGCCTGGCCGTGAATGCCCTGGCCGCCAAGTACGGCACCACCACCAACAGCAAGGGCTATAAGGTCCTGAACCACGTACGCGTCATTCAGGGCGACGGCATAGACGAAGGCACCATCCGGCAGATTCTGGGCAACCTGGAAATTGACGGCTACAGCGCTGAAAACGTGGCCTTTGGCATGGGCGGGGCGCTGCTGCAAAAGGTGGACCGCGACACGCAGAAATTCGCGTACAAGGCCAGCGCCGGCCTGATTGACGGAGCGTATCGGGGCATCTACAAAGACCCGGTGACCGACCCCGGCAAGCGCAGTAAGGACGGCGTGCTGGACCTGGTGCTGGAAGGCGAACGCATGGTCACGAAGGCCTACAAAACCTTTGACACCGACTTTCCGGGCAGCCTGATGCGGACGGTGTACCGCGATGGGGAATTGTTGGTAAGAGATACGCTGGATGATGTGCGGGGGCGAGCGTGA
- the pdxY gene encoding pyridoxal kinase PdxY, translating into MTPGPQNLPQNILSIQSWVSYGHVGNAAAVFPLQRLGFEVWAIHTVQFSNHTGYGAWTGSVFPPEQVAELIDGMEARGALDTCHAVLSGYMGSEGTVAAVVDAVRRVRAANPAALYACDPVMGDVGRGVFVRPELPDLIAAQAVPEADLLTPNQFELELLTGQSVETLEQALGAARSLRERMRPGGPRLVLVTSLVRSGAPEASIETLVVADEGAWLCRTPLLPLDPPRNGTGDAIAALFFGHYLKTGQPAQALSLAMSALYALLQRTHLAGTREIQLVASQDDFVRPARVFETQQVG; encoded by the coding sequence ATGACGCCAGGGCCGCAGAACCTTCCCCAGAACATCCTCTCTATTCAGTCGTGGGTCAGTTACGGCCATGTGGGCAACGCGGCGGCCGTATTTCCCCTGCAGCGCCTGGGCTTTGAGGTCTGGGCCATTCATACGGTGCAGTTTTCCAACCACACCGGCTACGGCGCCTGGACCGGCAGCGTCTTTCCCCCCGAACAGGTGGCCGAACTGATTGACGGCATGGAGGCGCGCGGCGCCCTGGACACCTGCCACGCCGTCCTGAGCGGCTACATGGGCAGTGAAGGCACGGTGGCGGCGGTGGTGGACGCCGTGCGCCGGGTGCGGGCAGCCAACCCGGCGGCGCTGTACGCCTGCGACCCCGTGATGGGCGATGTGGGCCGCGGCGTATTTGTGCGCCCCGAACTGCCGGACCTGATTGCCGCCCAGGCCGTGCCCGAGGCAGACCTGCTGACCCCCAACCAGTTCGAGCTGGAACTGCTGACCGGACAGAGCGTAGAAACGCTGGAGCAGGCGCTGGGCGCCGCGCGAAGCCTGCGGGAACGCATGCGCCCCGGCGGCCCGCGTCTGGTGCTGGTCACCAGCCTGGTGCGCAGCGGCGCCCCCGAGGCCAGCATTGAAACCCTGGTTGTGGCCGATGAGGGGGCCTGGCTGTGCCGCACGCCGCTGCTGCCCTTGGACCCGCCGCGCAACGGGACTGGCGACGCCATTGCCGCCCTGTTCTTTGGACATTACCTGAAGACAGGCCAGCCGGCCCAGGCCCTGAGCCTCGCCATGAGCGCCCTGTACGCCCTGTTGCAGCGCACCCACCTGGCCGGGACCCGCGAGATTCAGCTGGTGGCGTCGCAGGACGATTTTGTGCGGCCCGCGCGGGTGTTCGAGACGCAACAGGTGGGGTAA
- a CDS encoding enoyl-CoA hydratase-related protein, translating to MTDESVQLTRRGEVATLTITSKKGSLGPAFWRAVPRALADLNGARALVVRGQDLFSVGLDVKATAPVIGPALGNPAAFHLVVAEMHAAVEAFAALPIPVVAAVHGWCIGAGLELMAACDLRLCSADARFSLPEVRLGITADLGGLQRLPHLVGQGRAAHLALTGLPIDAATAERWGLVTEVLPTPDALFARAEELAAYLATSPPRALEGTKRTLQDGLSHTESLHAAVAWNAQHMTAEGLMNALNRDVRGTQQEKPNP from the coding sequence ATGACCGACGAGAGCGTGCAGCTCACCCGCAGGGGCGAGGTGGCCACCCTGACCATAACCAGTAAAAAGGGCAGCCTGGGGCCAGCCTTCTGGCGCGCCGTGCCCAGAGCACTGGCCGACCTGAACGGCGCCCGTGCGCTGGTCGTGCGCGGCCAGGACCTGTTCAGCGTGGGACTAGATGTGAAGGCTACCGCGCCAGTGATCGGCCCAGCCCTGGGTAACCCGGCGGCCTTTCACCTCGTTGTGGCCGAGATGCACGCAGCCGTAGAAGCCTTCGCCGCGCTACCCATCCCAGTGGTGGCGGCCGTCCACGGCTGGTGCATTGGGGCTGGGCTGGAACTGATGGCCGCCTGCGACCTGCGCCTGTGCAGCGCCGACGCGCGCTTTTCATTGCCGGAAGTGCGCCTGGGCATCACCGCCGATCTGGGCGGCCTGCAGCGCCTGCCCCACCTGGTGGGGCAGGGCCGCGCCGCCCACCTGGCCCTGACCGGACTGCCCATCGACGCCGCTACTGCCGAGCGCTGGGGCCTGGTGACCGAGGTCCTCCCCACCCCTGACGCCCTGTTTGCCCGCGCCGAAGAACTGGCAGCTTATCTGGCTACCTCACCCCCCAGGGCCCTGGAAGGGACCAAACGGACGCTGCAAGACGGCCTGTCCCACACGGAGAGCCTCCACGCGGCCGTGGCCTGGAACGCCCAGCACATGACCGCCGAAGGGCTGATGAACGCGCTGAACCGGGATGTGAGGGGGACGCAGCAGGAAAAGCCGAACCCGTAA
- a CDS encoding TIR domain-containing protein — MSSVINAAAALKSAIASNVAPSAGTSARLVSRFIESYFSIKDDLISEIDPPKGMLSSKHIPETYDVGTEEQYYYSDDVQAIADEIGILLSLWSENNSQGSKLSPKPRRVFISHGRDGAWREVQEFIERTLRIPTLELAQEANRGRTIFQKLIDESDNCGYAVIVMTGDDRVEEEQIRARENVMHEIGYFQGKYGPDRICILHESGVNIPTNIQGIVYIPFPKDGVAAALGGLTRELSHL, encoded by the coding sequence GTGAGTTCAGTCATTAATGCCGCCGCTGCATTGAAGAGTGCAATAGCCAGCAATGTAGCTCCTTCAGCTGGAACGTCAGCCCGACTAGTTAGTCGATTTATAGAGTCTTACTTTAGTATCAAAGACGATTTGATTTCGGAGATAGATCCGCCCAAGGGGATGCTGTCCTCTAAGCACATCCCTGAGACTTACGATGTGGGAACAGAAGAGCAGTACTATTATTCCGACGATGTTCAGGCAATCGCAGATGAAATAGGTATCCTTTTATCGCTTTGGAGTGAAAATAACTCACAAGGCTCCAAGCTTTCACCCAAGCCTCGGAGGGTTTTTATCTCCCATGGACGCGATGGCGCATGGAGAGAAGTTCAAGAGTTCATCGAAAGAACTCTCAGAATACCAACCCTCGAACTAGCCCAAGAGGCAAATAGGGGGAGAACTATTTTTCAGAAACTCATTGACGAATCAGATAATTGCGGTTATGCAGTTATAGTAATGACAGGCGACGATAGAGTTGAGGAAGAGCAGATCCGCGCACGCGAGAACGTTATGCATGAAATAGGATATTTTCAGGGCAAGTATGGTCCAGATAGGATATGTATATTGCACGAGAGCGGCGTAAATATTCCAACCAATATTCAGGGGATAGTTTATATCCCTTTTCCAAAGGATGGAGTTGCGGCAGCGCTTGGCGGCCTAACACGCGAACTCAGTCATCTATAA